One window of Scheffersomyces stipitis CBS 6054 chromosome 1, whole genome shotgun sequence genomic DNA carries:
- the SAS10 gene encoding SSU processome component SAS10, translated as MARNRRQNQRSRPSEEVDLDEVDTFDANQEKILLESAGEYAPRGRDEFDDDISEEEVLGNVSDDSDDDKEDSGKDSDEIGSEEDDEDEEDYEERGWGGKKNYYGGDEASDDEDAKQMTEEAMKQQKKYLTELAMDDFVDEDMMEDWKKSEEQEQAHATGATRLIINEGAVDHLDEEDRLKLLHQSFPEFVPLVKELHMLKPRLAGLHSLMESSKGNQLIEVKCVALAAYLAAITSYFAIFVDNLKSGGAFTSMKENSVMETILSSREVWRQANELPEDAEAEIVNVEEYEDDVNEIDIDEVSEEEDSDEEDSDDNENEEFVDAQEHPDELDIDISSKRTIKRVVKKTIGDFTEAATPEDVDAEEKQRRKRTLRFYTSKIDQAAAKNNERYSGDADLPYRERLFERQQRLIEEARKKGLGQDKNSLGADLDDNDFNSDDERLANEINDGEDDAYYQALKEGKQNKKDSRRRAHEEAVKAAKEGKLAEVQESMGEDGKRAINYQILKNKGLTPHRKKEYRNSRVKKRKQYEKAQKKLKSVRQVYDASNRGPYGGEKTGIKKGLSRSVKLV; from the coding sequence ATGGCTAGGAATAGAcgtcagaatcagaggCTGAGACCGtctgaagaagtcgatCTTGACGAAGTTGACACCTTTGATGCCAACCAGgaaaagattcttcttgaatcaGCTGGAGAGTACGCACCCAGAGGCCGCGATGAGTTTGACGATGACATTTCTGAGGAAGAAGTATTAGGAAATGTCAGTGACGACAGTGATGatgacaaagaagattcagGTAAAGATTCGGACGAAATCGGATCTGaggaagatgatgaagatgaagaagactatgaagaaagaggatGGGGAgggaagaagaattacTATGGCGGAGATGAAGCTAGcgacgacgaagatgcCAAGCAGATGACTGAGGAGGCTATgaagcagcagaagaaatactTGACCGAGTTGGCTATGGACGActttgtagatgaagacatGATGGAAGACTGGAAGAAGtcagaagaacaagaacaagcaCATGCTACTGGGGCAACCAGATTGATAATAAATGAAGGCGCTGTAGATcatcttgatgaagaagacagacTTAAATTGTTACACCAGTCGTTTCCTGAGTTTGTGCCGCTTGTTAAAGAATTGCATATGTTGAAGCCTCGTTTGGCTGGGCTTCATTCCTTAATGGAATCCTCAAAAGGAAACCAGTTGATTGAAGTTAAATGTGTTGCACTTGCTGCTTATTTGGCCGCCATAACATCGTATTTTGCCATCTTCGtagacaacttgaagagcGGTGGAGCTTTTACGTCGATGAAGGAGAATTCTGTGATGGAAACCATCTTGTCATCGCGAGAAGTATGGAGACAAGCGAACGAGTTGCCTGAAGATGCAGAAGCAGAAATTGTAAATGTggaagaatatgaagacGATGTCAATGAGATTGATATAGACgaagtttctgaagaagaagatagtgacgaagaagacagtGATGATaatgagaatgaagaattcgTAGATGCACAGGAACATCCAGACGAACTTGACATAGACATATCATCGAAGAGAACTATTAAGAGAGTCGTTAAGAAGACTATTGGAGACTTCACAGAAGCAGCAACTCCTGAAGATGTAGATgcagaagagaaacaaCGTCGTAAGCGTACTTTACGTTTCTACACTTCTAAGATTGACCAGGCTGCTGCTAAGAACAACGAGCGTTACTCAGGTGATGCAGATTTACCATACAGAGAAAGATTGTTTGAAAGACAACAACGTTTAATAGAAGAAGCACGTAAGAAGGGTTTGGGTCAGGATAAGAACCTGTTGGGTGCTGACTTGGACGACAACGACTTCAATTCAGACGATGAGAGACTAGCaaatgaaatcaacgaCGGTGAAGACGATGCATACTACCAGGCTCTCAAGGAAGGAAAGCAGAATAAGAAGGATTCTCGTCGTAGAGCTCATGAAGAAGCTGTTAAAGCTGCTAAAGAAGGTAAATTGGCAGAAGTCCAAGAGTCAATGGGTGAAGATGGGAAGAGAGCCATCAACTACCAGATCCTCAAGAATAAAGGTCTTACTCCACACAGAAAGAAGGAGTACAGAAACTCCAGagtcaagaagagaaagcaGTACGAAAAGGCACAAAAGAAGCTCAAGTCTGTCAGACAAGTATACGATGCCAGCAACAGGGGTCCTTATGGTGGAGAAAAGACTGGTATCAAGAAAGGGTTATCCAGATCCGTCAAGTTGGTATGA
- the CCT4 gene encoding T-complex protein 1, delta subunit (TCP-1-delta) (CCT-delta), which translates to MSAQVAPLVAPSNATFKDKEKPQEVRKANILAARAVSDAIRTSLGPKGMDKMIRTKTGEIIISNDGATILKHMAVLHPAARMLVDVSAAQDVEAGDGTTSVAILTGSLLGAADRLLNKGIHPTLIAESFQRAAHRATEVLLDMSTKISLDDREQLIRAASTSLSSKIVSQFSSFLSPLAVDSVLKVINEEGNNVDLNDIRLIKKVGGTIDETELVSGVVLTQNVVKNAGGPTRIEKARIGLVQFQISPPKPDMENNVVVNDYRQMDKILKEERAYLLNICKKIKKSKCNVLLIQKSILRDAVNDLALHFLSKLNILVVKDIERDEIEFLAKSTGCKPIADIDNFTEDRLGSADLVEEIESSGSKIVKITGITSKNIKPTVSVIVRGANHLVLDEAERSIHDALCVVRCLVKEKALIAGGGAPEVEVSRILTKEATKLSGVEQFVYQEFAQALEVIPTTLAENAGLNPINVVTDLRNRHENGEKNAGISVRRSGASNTYDEHVLQPVLVSTSAISLAAECVKSILRIDDIQFSR; encoded by the coding sequence ATGTCTGCCCAAGTAGCCCCACTCGTGGCTCCATCCAACGCCACTTTCAAAGACAAGGAAAAGCCGCAAGAAGTCAGAAAGGCAAACATCCTCGCTGCGCGTGCCGTATCCGATGCCATCAGAACATCGTTGGGCCCCAAAGGAATGGATAAAATGATCCGCACCAAGACAGGCGAAATCATCATCTCTAACGACGGTGCTACTATATTGAAACACATGGCTGTTCTCCACCCAGCTGCCAGAATGTTGGTGGATGTAAGTGCAGCCCAGGATGTAGAAGCTGGTGATGGAACCACATCTGTAGCCATCTTGACGGGTTCCTTGTTGGGAGCTGCTGATAGATTGTTGAATAAAGGTATCCACCCTACGTTGATTGCCGAGTCCTTCCAGCGTGCAGCTCACAGAGCAACCGAAGTCTTGTTGGACATGTCGACTAAAATTTCTCTTGATGACAGAGAGCAGTTGATTCGCGCTGCATCCACTTCGTTATCGCTGAAGATTGTATCCCAATTCTCGTCATTTTTGTCACCTTTGGCTGTAGACTCTGTGCTTAAAGTGATTAACGAAGAAGGTAACAATGTAGACTTGAATGACATCAGATTGATCAAGAAAGTAGGTGGTACTATCGATGAGACCGAGCTAGTCAGTGGTGTTGTCTTGACCCAGAATGTAGTCAAGAACGCTGGCGGACCTACCAGAATAGAGAAGGCACGCATCGGCTTAGTTCAGTTCCAGATATCGCCTCCTAAGCCTGATATGGAGAACAATGTGGTAGTAAATGACTACAGACAAATGGACAAGATCttaaaagaagaaagagcgtacttgttgaacatctgcaagaagatcaagaagtccaagtGTAATGTGCTATTGATCCAGAAGTCGATCTTGAGAGACGCTGTCAATGACTTGGCtctccattttctttcaaagttgaacatcttGGTAGTAAAGGACATCGAGAGAGACGAAATAGagttcttggccaagtctACCGGTTGTAAGCCCATTGCTGACATCGACAACTTCACCGAGGACAGACTAGGTTCAGCTGatcttgtagaagaaatcgaaagTTCGGGCTCCAAGATTGTCAAGATCACAGGCATAACTTCAAAAAACATAAAACCTACTGTTTCTGTCATCGTCAGAGGAGCCAACCACTTGGTTTTAGACGAAGCTGAAAGATCTATCCATGATGCATTGTGTGTTGTGAGATGTTTGGTCAAGGAAAAGGCTCTCATTGCTGGTGGAGGTGCcccagaagttgaagtgtCTCGAATTTTGACCAAGGAAGCCACCAAATTGTCTGGTGTTGAGCAGTTTGTCTACCAGGAATTTGCTCAAGCTTTAGAAGTGATTCCTACCACTTTAGCCGAAAATGCTGGTTTGAATCCAATCAATGTCGTTACCGACTTGAGAAACAGACACGAAAATGGTGAAAAGAATGCCGGTATTTCTGTCAGAAGATCCGGTGCTTCCAACACATATGACGAACATGTGTTGCAACCAGTTTTGGTCAGCACCAGTGCCATCTCGTTGGCAGCTGAATGCGTCAAGTCCATCTTGAGAATTGACGATATCCAATTCAGTCGTTAA
- the CDC123 gene encoding highly conserved hypothetical protein, with protein sequence MTKEEYSTFEDIVVSPEEILACSYSQWYPLFKSHTVESKIIAPLPKQFLEYLASESIKLPAQGDYIQNIEINSENEYSDWEEDEHDTEDDDEPNRVISTSDFKELHESIVKHIQELGGKVTPKLNWSAPKDAKWIMPDNSIRCNHVNDVYLLLNSSDHIVDDLDYPFAASETKPAEDVQYELVLRKWLDVNPALEFRVFVKESKIVGISQRDLNHYIYLESIQDKLKDKISEFIYNSVVPNLKNKLSLDKYIVDVYVPRPYNKVNIIDVNPFTRKTDPLLFTWNELLLIDTAGEDTDNYEFRLVNETNLGRFAKKEYSESQVPLDVVDAAMNTDSMVELAREWNRLQLQQERSGETTTPQDN encoded by the coding sequence ATGACCAAAGAAGAGTACTCGACGTTCGAGGATATCGTCGTATCTCCTGAAGAGATCTTGGCATGCTCGTATTCTCAGTGGTACCCTCTTTTCAAGTCTCATACCGTCGAATCAAAAATCATTGCCCCTTTACCCAAGCAGTTCTTGGAGTATTTAGCCAGTGAAAGTATAAAACTACCTGCCCAGGGAGACTACATCCAAAACATTGAAATTAATAGCGAAAACGAATACAGTGACTGGGAAGAAGACGAACATGATACAGAGGACGATGATGAACCTAATAGAGTCATAAGCACTAGtgatttcaaagaattACATGAAAGTATAGTAAAGCATATCCAGGAATTAGGTGGAAAGGTGACACCAAAATTGAATTGGTCGGCACCTAAAGACGCGAAATGGATAATGCCTGATAACTCTATACGGTGCAACCATGTAAATGATGTGTATCTTctcttgaattcttcagatCATATCGTAGACGATCTCGACTATCCTTTCGCAGCCAGTGAAACCAAACCGGCGGAGGATGTACAATACGAGTTGGTGCTTCGAAAATGGTTGGATGTAAATCCGGCCTTGGAGTTTAGAGTATTTGTTAAGGAGAGCAAAATCGTAGGCATTTCGCAGAGAGACTTGAACCACTACATATACTTGGAAAGTATCCAGgacaaattgaaagacAAGATTCTGGAGTTCATCTACAATAGTGTGGTTCCCAATCTCAAGAATAAATTGTCGTTGGATAAGTACATTGTCGACGTGTATGTGCCTAGACCATACAACAAAGTCAATATCATAGATGTGAATCCATTCACCAGGAAAACTGATCCGTTGTTGTTCACATGGAAcgaacttcttcttataGACACTGCTGGTGAAGACACGGACAACTACGAGTTCCGGTTGGTCAACGAAACCAACTTGGGTCGTTttgcaaagaaagaatacaGCGAGAGTCAGGTGCCACTAGACGTTGTGGATGCTGCTATGAATACTGACTCCATGGTGGAATTGGCGAGGGAATGGAACAGATTGCAATTACAACAGGAAAGATCTGGGGAAACTACTACACCCCAAGATAATTGA
- the CGR1 gene encoding Gluconolactonase putatively involved in growth regulation, giving the protein MTIQEIIKLDKSNIFLPNYRGRLTEGVTYNPANDTLIWVDIIVGEVHRVKLSSEAADKEHEVIKWGQSGESIGAIGLTTKNDVILVCGKYGVALGDFTTGKIEYFFKYPYDVTKQQRLRSNDGIVDPWGNLWIGVMNDFPVTFKEGVRPEGKLFRIDHKDLSITTMVDDTLIANGLAFSEDGKKLFWTDSLTFTNWQFDYDYATNTLSNRRPFIEAKKFFPDEASPEPDGFTMTKDGHIYHAVFSTSTVIHVDANAQLVSKIQLPASRITCVTSGGKYNDELFITTAHLQLDDFNATIDPKDTNGDLGGFLYRVKLDKPVNGQIKNIWGGQV; this is encoded by the coding sequence ATGACTATCCAGGAAATTATCAAGTTAGACAAACTGAACATTTTCTTGCCTAACTACCGTGGAAGATTGACTGAAGGTGTTACATACAACCCTGCCAACGATACCTTGATATGGGTAGACattattgttggagaagttcaCCGAGTAAAACTTTCTTCGGAGGCCGCAGACAAGGAACATGAAGTCATAAAATGGGGTCAACTGGGAGAATCTATCGGGGCCATCGGTTTGACCACCAAAAACGACGTGATCTTGGTGTGTGGAAAGTATGGTGTTGCCTTGGGTGACTTTACTACCGGCAAGATCgaatacttcttcaagtatcCATACGACGTAACAAAGCAGCAGCGTTTGAGATCTAATGATGGGATTGTCGATCCATGGGGAAACCTCTGGATCGGTGTCATGAACGATTTCCCAGTGACTTTCAAAGAAGGTGTACGTCCCGAAGGAAAGTTATTCCGTATTGACCACAAGGACTTGTCGATAACGACTATGGTCGATGACACTTTGATTGCCAACGGTTTGGCATTTTCAGAAGACGgaaagaagttgttctGGACAGACTCTCTCACTTTCACCAACTGGCAATTCGACTACGATTATGCCACAAACACATTATCTAACAGAAGACCTTTTATCGAAGCAAAGAAGTTCTTCCCTGACGAAGCCAGCCCTGAACCAGATGGATTTACGATGACTAAAGATGGACATATCTACCACGCGGTATTCAGTACTAGTACTGTAATTCACGTAGATGCCAATGCCCAATTGGTGAGCAAGATTCAGCTTCCAGCTTCCAGGATCACCTGTGTGACGTCAGGAGGTAAGTACAACGACGAGTTGTTCATCACTACGGCCCATCTCCAATTAGATGATTTTAATGCAACTATAGACCCCAAGGACACCAACGGTGACTTGGGTGGATTCTTGTACAGGGTCAAGCTAGACAAGCCCGTCAATGGTCAGATTAAGAATATATGGGGCGGTCAAGTATGA
- the HIT1 gene encoding protein required for growth at high temperature — protein sequence MSGKLGVCSFCNENVAKYKCPKCAVAYCSLGCFKSESHREMDLKVAHVKDIHQKPKDETYDEVVNSNREQSPTNRIFQKIAQDPKIRAMLKYNSLQLHLLTLIKILDDPTLFKSTNEQIFTTENKHAMMNLKLNDLRAGGIEQNELVEEFISRVAELYEEYSEAEVST from the coding sequence ATGTCGGGCAAGCTTGGGGTGTGTTCCTTCTGCAATGAGAATGTAGCCAAGTACAAATGCCCGAAGTGCGCTGTAGCATACTGCTCTTTGGGATGTTTCAAGAGTGAAAGCCACAGAGAAATGGATTTGAAAGTAGCACATGTAAAAGATATTCACCAGAAACCGAAAGACGAGACTTACGACGAGGTTGTTAATTCTAACCGAGAACAATCCCCAACAAACAGAATTTTCCAGAAAATCGCCCAGGACCCAAAAATCAGAGCCATGTTAAAATATAATTCTCTACAATTGCATCTTTTGACCTTGATTAAGATTTTGGATGATCCcaccttgttcaagtctacTAACGAGCAAATCTTTACAACCGAAAACAAGCATGCCATGATGAATCTAAAGCTTAATGATCTACGCGCCGGAGGCATTGAGCAAAACGAACTAGTAGAAGAATTCATCCTGCGAGTTGCAGAATTGTATGAAGAGTACCTGGAAGCAGAAGTTTCAACATGA